A genomic stretch from Aedes albopictus strain Foshan chromosome 2, AalbF5, whole genome shotgun sequence includes:
- the LOC109397322 gene encoding uncharacterized protein LOC109397322, with protein MGQLKLKCWIFGKGSFKRYITHTCPLKQRDILVLFVVKKLCEDNYTTTTTATTMKYLISMLGLGLLLVFVTSVAESSLRNSLANSTDLIGGGGGANTLQKNDSCLILCNYCGCDGSFVGDDCVCDCGIDGEEHIKCLEKLESAEQEVDFETFEDEMSFIATQSGMLGRRLRREVDDRMERVGPGRKLNRKNKRKKVNRQQRGRGRRFLQMLTSGPNKNKE; from the exons ATGGGTCAGCTAAAACTGAAGTGCTGGATCTTCGGGAAAGGTTCTTTTAAAAGATATATAACTCACACCTGCCCGTTGAAGCAGCGTGACATCTTGGTGCTTTTTGTAGTGAAGAAGCTGTGCGAAGATAACtacacaacgacgacgacggcgacgacgatgaaGTACCTGATTTCGATGTTGGGTCTGGGGCTGCTGCTCGTATTCGTGACCAGTGTGGCGGAGAGCAGTTTGCGCAACAGTTTGGCCAACTCGACCGACCTTATCGGGGGTGGTGGCGGTGCTAACACGCTGCAAAAGAACGATTCGTGCTTGATTCTGTGTAACTACTGCGGCTGCGACGGGAGCTTCGTGGGCGACGACTGTGTTTGCGATTGTGGCATCGATGGTGAGGAAC ATATCAAATGCTTGGAGAAGCTAGAGTCTGCTGAACAAGAGGTTGACTTTGAGACGTTCGAGGATGAGATGAGTTTCATTGCGACTCAGTCTGGAATGCTGGGGCGTCGTTTGCGACGGGAAGTGGACGACAGGATGGAACGGGTGGGACCCGGTCGGAAGCTGAACCGTAAGAACAAGCGGAAGAAGGTCAACCGGCAGCAGCGTGGACGTGGACGACGATTTCTGCAGATGTTAACCAGTGGACCGAATAAGAATAaggaataa
- the LOC109420192 gene encoding uncharacterized protein LOC109420192, with translation MGCLWPWFLTVCGLMVVVAATELTDDKDGELSLTEELASDGVWKFTCDEYCAFCGCVGQFLRDEDKCVCSCEPSTADFDCLEDVRQTKEFLGLNYTLEIREVKPNPLEDSEASNLRIQRQISPAPSPRRRPGRRMSRPGRAEPRSPPNPVRPHRRPRERGPFHRREPLEPTSP, from the exons ATGGGATGTTTATGGCCGTGGTTTCTTACGGTATGTGGGTTGATGGTAGTAGTTGCGGCCACTGAGTTAACGGACGATAAGGATGGCGAACTTTCGCTTACGGAAGAATTGGCTAGCGATGGAGTGTGGAAATTCACCTGTGACGAATACTGTGCGTTCTGTGGGTGCGTTGGGCAATTCCTACGCGATGAAGACAAGTGTGTATGCAGTTGCGAACCGAGTACTGCCG ATTTCGACTGTCTGGAAGACGTAAGGCAAACAAAAGAATTCCTTGGATTGAACTACACCTTGGAAATACGTGAGGTCAAACCAAACCCCTTGGAAGACAGTGAGGCTTCAAACCTGAGAATTCAACGTCAGATTAGCCCGGCTCCATCTCCGAGACGCCGTCCAGGACGGAGGATGTCTAGACCGGGTCGTGCTGAGCCACGATCGCCACCGAATCCTGTGCGGCCGCATAGGCGACCACGTGAAAGAGGGCCATTTCATCGTCGGGAACCGTTAGAACCTACAAGCCCGTGA